The genomic window TGCATCCTGCCCCACGAACCATGGGGGCAGTGACAGTGGTGTCCCCGTCAGATGGGGGGGTGTTCCCCTGAGAGCAGAAAGTGTTTGGTGGTGCCCATGGAGTTCAGAGCATGCCTCACTGCCTGTGGTCCCAGAAGCAAAGCAGCTGAAGAGCCACTTTACGCATGAGAATTGATGACGGACCCAGGACCCAAATCTCCAGGTCAGAAGCCAGGGATTTGGGGTGTTGAAATGATGATtctgagtagggagagggtgtctGCTTTCCGGTAGGGCTTTCCTTACCTGTATCCCAAGCCTGTGTTCCCGCCTGAGGGTGGGGACCAGGACTGTTTACTATTCCCTTTGCAGTTCTGGAAAAGCACCACCATGCCCCGCCCCGTGCTGCTGCTCTGCAGTCCACAGCAGGGTGTAGCACCCAGACCatccctgccctctgctctgcaCCAGAGAAGAAACTATACACTGTTTGTCCATTTATTGAGCCCCTCCTGTGTTCCAGGCACAGGAGACATGGAAGTGCGTGGCACTCggccctgctcagcagtgagatGGGAGCTGAGTGTGGGGGGAGAGCAGGGTCACTGCAGCTCACAACTGGAACAACGGTGCATGTGTGCATCACCATGGCTTAGGACCGAGAGTTCTAGAAGGAACCGCAGTGAGTTCAGGGAGGCCAGGTGGGACACACCAGTGTCAGGCACAGGAGACACACGAGAAGAGAGTTGGTCTGGCCAGCTGTCCGCTGTATTGTCCGGGGAAGGAGATGGGCATTTCGTCCTCCAGGAAGGGTGCAGTGGGGGTGCTCACTCAGACCCGTGGTCCTCATCCTCTCTGCCTGGGAAGAGTTCTGTATGTGACAGTGGTTTCAGGAGTcttgtctgtctcctccacccTTGGGGGGCGCTTCCCTATTCACTCCTCCTTGGGCCCTCCATTTCCCTAACTCGGCCTATAGATATTTGGGATGATCAAATTACAAGTCCATCTGCCACATCTTCCAGTTCTCAGCTGGAAACACATCTGGAGCTGGGATGAGCCACCCGTTAGCTATTCTATCTAAGAGGAGGGAAGTGGTGATCCAGTATTTGCAAGCCTGCAGGCCTTGTGAGAGATGCGGAAGGTGCCGTGGACTAGGTCATGGGAGACCCAGCTTTAGCCCTGGCTGTCCTCGGCTCACTGTGTGACTCCAGGCAAGCTTTCCATCCCTGAAAAATGGGATTCCTGCCCACACTCCGCGTGCAGGGACGTTCACTTCCATTTAGGTACTGAGATGACTTCCATGGCCCTTAGGATGGAATGGCTGAGACATTTAGAAAAGAatcttgggtggggggaggagaggactTGCCATCTTTAGTCCCAAGAGCCTATGTTGGAAGGAGCAGGTGTTGGACCAGGGAAGCTGGAAGGGCATTCTGCTGAAGGATGCGCTCTGGGGGAAGAGGTCAGGCTTTACTGAAGGCGGACTGGAGCTCAGTGTCTCTGACCCCCTCGGGTGCCGGCTGGCTTGAACTTCTGATCTTCCCCATATCCCCACCCCGGCCTGTGTCTCTTACCTACCTTCATGACGTCTCATTCATTTGAGTGTACCCTTGGGCCCCTTTGGGGTTGTGACCCCTGCCAGAAGGTGTTAGCTGGTAACTGCTTAGGGTGTGATCCCTCCTGGAGTGATTCACACTTACAATTGCTGAGGATTTGAAATACTTCAAGGCTAAAGGCATGACTTTTAACAAATCATTGATCACTGTGGGAATAAGGGGGATGTTCCTGGGCCTGAAAAACACACATGATTCTTGTGGCTCCAGCTGGTCCTGAGAGAGGCGGGGGCAGAGTGTGCCTGGGTgctggggtgggtggagagggtgCAGCTTCTGGACTCCGGCTATCTCAAGCCTAGATCATTGAAGGGACCACCTCCCTGTGCTTCAACCGCTCTCTTCTATGGGACATCTGCCCAGTGGCTTGTGGGGAACTTGCTCCGTCTGTCCATCTGCCTGGCCCCCACCATGGAGACGGGCAGAGAAGCATCGGTCACTTTCCCCTGATGCCCTTGCAATTCACCAGAGCTCACCTACCTTCTATAGATAGTTGCGCCCTGTCCACAAGGCCCTGCACCATTTGTCCTTGCCGATGCTCTGGTGGTGGAGCTAGAGGAGAAAGAGTGCAGCAGAGTAAGTCTGTGCTGGGACCcaggaagggcagggcagggccaggacCAGAGCTGGAACACAGCCATTCCTCAAGCGTTTGGGAGTTGAGGGGAAAACTGTggattggttcattcattcactgagtcATTCATTGGTTCCCACCCCTTTCTCTGGCATCctccctccctttgcccttccctccACTGACACCTATGAACACCACTCATAGAAACTGCTCGTGTTGTGGGTACAGAGGCGGCAGCCCACCCTTTACTGTCGGTGGTGGGAGGCGGTCTACTCTGGGGACAGCACCAACATGACCTGGCCGGGCAGGGCGCCAAGGACAGCCTGGCGCCCAGGCCATGGAGACCAGCTCCATCCGGGTAGGGCAGGCACTCAGGCGAGGGGAGGTGGGGCCGGGAGTCAAGTCAGTGAGAAGGATGTGGTGAGTCGTCAGAGCATTGAACTTGAGAGAGTACTGAGGGTGTGGTGGGTAAgagttggttggttttttttttatttgtttcccccCCTTTTCACCAAGGATTTTGGGCAGGGTACTAGCTGCTCAGATTTGCACTTTCCAGATCCTTCTAGGTGCACGGGGCGGAATGGATTGGTTAGCTTTTTCCAATCCCAGGCTTTAGGCCCAAAGCAATTTTGAACCTTTGGCAGAACTGGATTCATACTGTCTCCTCCTTATCCCTGCAGCTACTCCCCCCCACATGTCCAAATCCTCTCTCTGAGGAGACAGCCAGCAAGCCCAGCGTGTGGCCAAACGGTGctggccccaccccctccaaggCCAGCATGGGGTGCCCCTGGCCAGAGGGTCTCCCCCATCTCGCTGACTTGTTAGCGGCCTGGCCAGCTCAGCCCTCCCCGGGGAGCAGGCTGAGGGGAAGATCTGGAGAATGCTTACCTGTTCTTCTGTCCGGCCGGATGGGAGGTATTcctgggggaaagagaaagaaggaatgagggCCGCACTGCTTCCCCAGGGGCTTGGTGAGGTGGGAAGGCTCATGGTTCTTTGGGGTTTGGTGCCTTTGGTGGGTAGTTGGCAGAATTCCAGTCCCTTCCCATCATCCCTGTATGGCTGGGCTGCTTGGCTGCTCATGGAGGGAGACAGTGTGGAGCCCTGGGAAGGGCACAGACTTTGGAGTCTCTGGTGCCTGGCACTGCTTGGACATCCTTGGAAAAGTTTGTAACAGGTCTGAACCTTAGTTTTCCCGCTGGTGATAAAGGGGACGTTGTTGTGAGATGTCATATGTGAGCAttctaggtgctcaataaatctttCTCTGCTCTCCCCATCCCCTGTTCCTCATGGGGTGTTGGATTTGGAAGAGAACTCTGAAATGGCCCAGTCAAGAACACATTTtgtggagaagaaaacaaaggtcaTAAGTGTCTGGTCATAAGTCagctttctctgtttttatgtgcatatatatttttttattacaaaagcactcttggggcacctgggtggctcagtgggttaaagcctctgccttcagctcaggtcatggtcccagagtcctgggactgagccccacatcgggctctctgctcagcagggagcctgctttcccctctctctgcctctctgcctacttgtgatctctgtctgtcaaataaataaaatcttaaaaaaaaaaaaaaaaagcactctttGAGTACATGCCCACTATAAAAAGAAGCAAGCCATGAGAGGTTTGTACAGTAAAAATTAAAgtccctttcactctctctccctcaattcCCCTTCCCAGCCTAGACGTAACCACTGTTGACAGTTTCGTATTTATTCTTCTAGAAATTTCCCTATGTATTTGCTTATACAAGTGTGTAAgtaagcagtttaaaaaaaatttttttttaaagaagtatttatttgttttagagagagagggagaaagtgtaAGCTGTGGGTtggaggggggtgagggagagggagactctcacacacactcccacgctgagcctggagcctgatgtggggttccacctcaggaccctgagatcatgacctgagccaaaactgagtcagacACTCAGTGACTgcgccacacaggtgcccctccattgATGGTTTTTATGTTATTTCTAAATTCTTGCTATTACAAACAAGTTGGCAATAAACACTCTGATGTAAATATCTTAAGATTCATGCATCAATAGCATTTCTATTTTGTACATGTTCTGAAGTGAGACTATTGGTAAAAGGTATGTGTACTTCCAGTTTTGATGGAGATTGCCGACGTGTCCTTGGCAGGGTATAAAAATGGTAGTTTCCTCAGACCCTCACTGACAACACTTAAATGCGTgtatagatatagagatagagatagatacaATATAGACAGTGAAAAAGGAGGAACTACCCTCTGTCCAGATCCCCTCGGACATGACTTCTGCATTAAGAATATCTTCAGGGAACACAGGTTCATTTTAAGGATTCTATATGAGCTAAACAGAATCGACTAGAAAGCTTGGCTAGTGGCTTGGCAAGATTCCCAGCTTCACCAGCTGTCTCTGGAGTCATCCCTCGGATGGATGGCAAGGGCACCAGCAGGCCAGGAGGCGCTCCCTCACCCTTAGGGTGACTGCACCCTTGCATGCCCGAGCCAGCCCTGGGTTTAACACCTGTAGCCTGGTATAATGAATTCTCCAAAGTGTCGGGTTTGACGATCATTCCTATGGCACGGGCGACCCCTACCAGGCCCTGGAGGCCTGGGCTTGAAGCTGGGCCCCTGCTTGGTGTCACCAAACCCGCTCAGAACCCACCAGACAGCACCCACCTTTGTCACTCACCTCTCACCCGCTTCCCCATCAGCCCAAAGAACTGGCTGGCTTTGCCCCTCTTCACCTGCTGGAGCTGGAGGTGAATGCCACCATCCTGGGGAAGCGGAGAGGTCATTGTTAGAGCTGtgggagaggctggggctggACACTGGACAGGGTGGGCAGCCTGAGCAACAGCAGTATCATGCCCCCTGGCTCTGTGCCAGCAGGTGGCTCTGGTGCCTTCTTTAGCCAACACGGCGCCTAGACACAATCATTCATAGACAGTGTTCCACCACCTGCGTTCCTGGCTTGGGGCCCAGCACTTTcttatattaactcatttaatcctcgcTGAAGCCACACCAGACCGTAGAACCTGTACggtcaccattttacagatgaagacactaagGCAGAGAGACATTAGTCCTCCCAAGCTTACCAGCTAGGATGTGAGAGACGGAgccagggcttgaacccaggtcACCTAGCTCAAAGGCTCCAACACTGCAGACACAATCTCACTCTTTGCACATGCTTTATGaagtgactgattttttttttttaagatttatttatttgacagagagagagagagagaaatcataagtaggcagagaggcaggtagagagagagggggaagcaggctccccgccgagcagagagcccgatgtggggctcgatcccaggaccctgagatcatgacctgagccaaaggcagaggctttaacccactgagccacccaggcgcccctgaagtgaCTGATTCCCCACCTACGGATGGGGAAACTAAGACTCATGGAAggtaagtgacttgttcaagtcACACAGGAAGTGGCGGAGGCAGAATTTGAACACAAggagtctgactccagagcaTGGTTCTGCTCCAATCATAGAAAATGTCTCCAACATAGACAGGAGCGGGCAGCTGGGGAACTCACATTGGGCACCCTATAGGCAAAGCGGGAGGgcttccccagcacccccactcTCACTGCTgctgtcctctcttcctcccacactcCCCACATGGTCCCCGATCTACCCTACCCCACAGCCTGCGCCTCCCACGTGGAACATGGCATGTGGCCTGGGGTGGAGGCCACTCCTCTGGGCAAAGACATTGTCGTCCTTGAGCTGATGGGGCGAAAAGTCTAGGCCAATGGTGCTGAACTGAAGTTCTCGTTTTTTTCACCAAGCTTTGTGATATTGGCCAAAAAGTGTGGCCTCACTTTCTGGCCTTAACCTGAGCCCCCAAAGGGCTTCTCAGCCCTGTTGAGAGGGAGAGATGCTTGCTAGTGGAGAGGGTGACAGTGAGTGACAGTCATTAGACCATCCTCACGTCTCTGTgtgcccagcacctggcacagagcttaGAACACAATGTGTGCAGGATACTAAAAGCTGAAGAGGGGCCCTTTCTAAGCCCTGGGCCAATTCAGTCACTTTCAGTCTGTCTTCTGTGCAGGACGTCATGGACTGGGGCAGCTATCTCAGGCTGGAGTCACCTAGTCTGGCTAGGAACTGGAAAAGTCTCTTTGGAGATTTGGACCCACTGCTGAAAAGCTCATGAAAACCACTTGGCCGGGGTAAAGGAAGCCTTCAAATGCAAGCTGGGGAGAATGGCTACTTATGAATGAAGTCTTACCTTTCTCCCGCCCTCCCTGGGGTTTCTGGACCCTGGCTTCCCTTGACTCAGGAAAGACCCCTCCTCCACCTGAATCCTGCCTTATGCCTTTAACCCAAATGCCTAGCTCCAGGGATGACTGGCAGGTGGGGGACCCCCCCAGGGCTGAGGCAGTGATCTGCTCATCCTGAAGGTTTCcttgttccttcctt from Mustela nigripes isolate SB6536 chromosome 16, MUSNIG.SB6536, whole genome shotgun sequence includes these protein-coding regions:
- the TAC4 gene encoding tachykinin-4 isoform X2; amino-acid sequence: MLSCLPLLLLMGLSAGTVTADEELALGAEAGSWITLTLEDGGIHLQLQQVKRGKASQFFGLMGKRVRGIPPIRPDRRTAPPPEHRQGQMVQGLVDRAQLSIEGREDEDHGSE
- the TAC4 gene encoding tachykinin-4 isoform X1, whose translation is MLSCLPLLLLMGLSAGTVTADEELALGAEAGSWITLTLEDGGIHLQLQQVKRGKASQFFGLMGKRVRGIPPIRPDRRTAPPPEHRQGQMVQGLVDRAQLSIEELFPGREDEDHGSE